Below is a window of Candidatus Brocadiaceae bacterium DNA.
GGCAGACGCCGCCGGGCGCCGCGGCATCGGGCGGAATCGGGCCGGGCGTGATCCTGCTCGGTTCGAAACCGTGCGCGCGCACCCACTCAGGCGGAACAAAGGGACAGGTATATATGACTCTCCTCATGCCCGCCCGCCCTTTTGCTCAGTCTGCGCACGTTCTGGCCACGAACACGCCCTGGACGAGTTTGTTCTCGTGCGCCAGCCGCTGCAGGAACTGCATCTCGCCGGCGATTTGCGCCATCACGGCCGAGTCGAAGCCGACGATCTTCATCGCGTCGTACGTCAACTGCATGCTCACCATATTAAGGTAGAGGTCCACGTGCGGCGCAAATCTGTCCGTGCATTCGGCCGTCAGCACGTCGCACCCGTTCTCCGCAAGCAAGCCGCCGTACCCCTGCAGATCCTGGATGTTGTTGAACTTCATGAAGGCAAGAAGCCTCTCGGCCTCATCGCCATCGAGCCCGGCAGGCCCTTCGATCCAGTCTGTGAACGCGATCACGCCGCCCGGCCGCACCAGCCGGACCGCCTCTGCAATGAGCCGGCCTTTGTCCACCACATAGCACCAGGCGTCCTCTCCCCAAACGAAATCCGCAGAGCCGGAGGGAAGTTCGCTGTTGCAGACGTCGGCGAGGATGAACTCCACGCGCCCCGCCAGCCCTTCGTCGCGGCAGCGTCGCCTTCCGCGCGCCACCGATCGTGGGGTGGCGTCCACGCCGG
It encodes the following:
- a CDS encoding methyltransferase domain-containing protein; amino-acid sequence: MKVARKPIGLSDVQAVYGGPEGDLWELLMGEQIHVGGLVSSTDLAERAGIGPGMRGIDLCCCTGAGMRFLLRFRKVDHMTGVDATPRSVARGRRRCRDEGLAGRVEFILADVCNSELPSGSADFVWGEDAWCYVVDKGRLIAEAVRLVRPGGVIAFTDWIEGPAGLDGDEAERLLAFMKFNNIQDLQGYGGLLAENGCDVLTAECTDRFAPHVDLYLNMVSMQLTYDAMKIVGFDSAVMAQIAGEMQFLQRLAHENKLVQGVFVARTCAD